The Ictalurus punctatus breed USDA103 chromosome 9, Coco_2.0, whole genome shotgun sequence genome contains a region encoding:
- the LOC108269781 gene encoding anti-Muellerian hormone type-2 receptor isoform X4 — translation MAATLIILKRMNRIQANRRVITFFFFLASTAWLSTCIPPPAVTTERRCVFLASPENTEWTQREGNISGLSQHCARTNCCMGYFRLESGEPTPVLLGCSIIRTDCPNLSCRASIHYPNTIGCVCGSDFCNANITWNQQAKQTEYKHPQYTSSTTGSATPPNTHDISEVANTDLGKHLEMQKVVACGHFASVWRGTFRGSLVALKVFPTALQKEFTKERDVHKLPLMMHSGIVRFLGDGKMGKEFVLVLELATHGSLNAFLRRTVCDWACTLKLAQTLSQGLAYLHTDLKMNGVYKPAVAHCDLSSSNVLVRADGSCALCDFGCSTVLHRQALQGYSGIVEGRIQMGTLQYMSPEILEGYVNLSSGRCLLQGDVYSFGLLLWELLMRCSDLCKGSPVPEHMLPYEAELGRSPSLEDLLTFVLEKRLRPTVPHLWARISQGLLLRELLEDCWDHDADARLTAECAANRLASLNL, via the exons ATGGCCGCCACTCTCATTATTCTGAAGCGTATGAATAGAATACAAGCTAATCGAAGagtaattactttttttttttttttagcatccACAGCTTGGTTGTCGACATGCATCCCTCCACCCGCAGTCACTACAGAGAGGAGATGTGTGTTCTTGGCTAGTCCAGAAAACACTGAATGGACCCAGAGAGAAGGGAACATAAGTGGACTCAGTCAGCACTGTGCCAGAACTAACTGCTGCATGGGTTACTTCCGGCTGGAGAGTGGAGAACCAACGCCTGTCCTTTTAG GTTGTAGTATAATCCGGACCGACTGCCCGAACTTGTCATGCCGTGCATCGATACATTATCCGAACACCATCGGGTGTGTGTGCGGCTCAGATTTCTGCAACGCGAACATCACCTGGAACCAGCAAGCCAAGCAAACTGAATACAAGCACCCTCAGTATACCTCAAGTACTACAG GGTCTGCAACACCTCCAAACACACATGACATCTCCGAGGTAGCTAATACTGACCTGGGCAAACACCTGGAGATGCAAAAG gTAGTTGCTTGCGGCCATTTCGCCAGCGTATGGAGGGGAACGTTCCGGGGATCGTTGGTGGCCTTGAAAGTGTTTCCTACGGCACTACAAAAAGAGTTCACTAAAGAGAGAGATGTGCACAAGCTGCCGTTAATGATGCATTCCGGGATTGTAAGGTTTCTTGGAGATGGAAAAATGGGGAAAGAGTTCGTGCTGGTTTTGGAACTGGCAACCCAC GGTTCTTTGAATGCATTTCTGCGTAGAACGGTGTGTGACTGGGCATGTACGCTAAAACTAGCTCAAACCCTATCACAAGGACTGGCCTATCTGCACACTGACTTGAAAATGAACG GAGTCTATAAACCAGCGGTGGCTCATTGTGATCTCAGCAGCAGTAATGTTCTGGTGAGAGCTGATGGTTCTTGCGCTCTGTGTGATTTTGGATGCTCCACGGTGCTCCACCGCCAAGCACTGCAGGGTTATTCCGGCATAGTAGAG GGTAGAATTCAGATGGGGACTCTGCAGTACATGTCACCTGAGATCTTGGAGGGATACGTTAATCTGAGCAGCGGTCGCTGTTTGCTGCAGGGAGATGTGTATTCCTTTGGACTACTGCTCTGGGAGTTGCTGATGCGTTGCTCTGACCTCTGCAAAG GTTCTCCTGTTCCAGAACATATGCTGCCGTATGAGGCGGAACTGGGACGCAGTCCTTCCCTTGAAGATCTTCTTACGTTTGTGTTGGAGAAAAGATTGCGTCCAACTGTACCTCATTTGTGGGCCAGAATCTCCCAG GGACTGCTTCTCCGTGAGCTCCTTGAAGACTGCTGGGATCACGATGCCGATGCAAGACTCACAGCAGAGTGTGCGGCCAACAGATTAGCTTCTTTAAACCTCTGA
- the galcb gene encoding galactocerebrosidase has translation MSRKTIIFVFLFISLRVLVCSADQNYFIDDSGGFGRTFDGIGGLSGGGATSRLLVNYAEPYRSQILDYLFKPNFGASLQILKVEIGGDAQTTDGTEPSHMHYPNDENYFRGYEWWLMREAKKRNPNITLIGLPWAFPGWVGHGENWPYHFPDITATYVVSWIIGAKQYHDLDIDYVGIWNERSFNSKYIKILRYTLDKSGLERVKIIANDNMWEPITLFVLLDPELRSAVDVLGAHYPGTVTVPEALVLEKQLWSSEDYSTFNDDVGGGCWARILNRNYVNGRMSATISWNLVASYYQDLPFGRDGLMTAQEPWSGNYVVESPIWITAHTTQFTQPGWKYLRTVGHLTHGGTYVALTDRNGNLTIVIETMTHDHSVCIRPPLPHYTVTPQKATFSLKGTFASVGELQVWHSKFDFETKKPVFFQSLDPVKVSNGTFSLDLDVDEVYTLTTVTTGYKGSYPEPPPSAPFPKKYSDDFTVRKPEFSEAPDFADQTGVFEYFTNLTDTGAHGHTLRQVLTQRPITWAADADQTISVIGDYSWQNMNISCDVYMENEYTGGVFVAARVDKGGGSVRSARGIFFWVFADGTYKVTNDLSGESVLAEGLSGTRAHVWYTLTLNVQGYYASGELNGYVLWKDAIVLTPKHGWAAIGTSAFELAQFDNFAVQAE, from the exons atgagcagaaaaacaatcatttttgtttttttattcatttcgtTACGTGTCCTTGTTTGCTCGGCTGATCAGAACTACTTTATAGATGACAGTGGTGGATTTGGACGGACTTTTGATGGCATCGGGGGTTTGAGTGGTGGTGGG GCAACGTCTCGCCTACTCGTTAACTATGCAGAACCGTACAGGAGTCAAATTCTGGATTACCTTTTCAAG cccaaCTTTGGAGCTTCTTTACAAATCCTAAAAGTTGAAATTGGAGGTGATGCACAGACGACAG ACGGTACCGAGCCGTCCCACATGCACTATCCGAACGATGAGAATTATTTCAGGGGATACGAGTGGTGGCTGATGAGAGAGGCGAAGAAGAGGAATCCTAACATCACCCTGATAG GCCTGCCGTGGGCGTTTCCTGGATGGGTGGGCCATGGGGAAAACTGGCCTTATCACTTTCCTGATATTACCGCAACTTATGTCGTGTCCTGGATTATTGGAGCGAAGCAGTACCATGACCTGGACATTGATTATGTTGgg ATATGGAATGAAAGGAGTTTTAACAGCAAATATATAAAG ATCCTGCGCTacactctggataagagcggTTTGGAGCGAGTCAAAATCATCGCCAATGACAACATGTGGGAGCCAATAACTCTCTTCGTCCTTCTGGATCCTGAACTCAGGAGTGCTGTGGATGTGCTTGG TGCTCACTATCCTGGAACGGTCACAGTACCTGAAGCCTTGGTCCTGGAGAAGCAGCTGTGGTCCTCTGAGGACTACAGCACCTTCAACGATGATGTAGGAGGGGGCTGCTGGGCGCGAATCCTCAACCGGAACTACGTCAACGGCAGGATGTCTGC CACCATTTCCTGGAACCTGGTGGCCAGTTACTATCAGGATCTTCCGTtcgggagagatggtctgatgaCCGCTCAAGAGCCATGGAGTGGAAATTATGTCGTGGAATCCCCTATTTGGATAACAG CACACACTACACAGTTTACTCAGCCCGGATGGAAATATCTGCGGACTGTAGGCCACCTGACACACGGTGGGACTTACGTAGCTTTGACGGATCGGAACGGAAACCTGACTATAGTAATCGAGACCATG ACTCACGATCACTCCGTGTGCATACGGCCTCCCCTGCCTCACTATACCGTCACGCCGCAGAAAGCGACCTTCTCTTTGAAGGGAACATTT GCCTCGGTCGGTGAACTGCAAGTGTGGCATTCGAAGTTCGATTTCGAGACGAAAAAGCCGGTCTTCTTTCAAAGTCTCGATCCTGTAAAG GTATCTAATGGGACCTTCAGCTTGGACCTTGATGTTGACGAAGTTTACACGTTAACCACCGTTACCACAGGATATAAAGGGAGTTATCCAGAGCCTCCTCCCTCCGCTCCCTTTCCTAAAAAATATTCAGATGACTTCACTGTCA GAAAGCCGGAGTTCTCCGAGGCGCCGGACTTTGCCGATCAGACCGGAGTGTTCGAATACTTCACGAACCTGACGGACACCGGCGCTCACGGTCACACGCTGCGTCAGGTGCTCACTCAGCGGCCGATCACGTGGGCGGCAGATGCAGATCAAACCATCAGCGTCATCGGAGATTATAGCTG GCAGAATATGAACATCTCGTGTGACGTCTACATGGAGAACGAGTACACCGGAGGTGTGTTTGTGGCCGCGAGAGTGGATAAAGGAGGAGGATCGGTCCGGAGCGCACGGGGAATCTTCTTCTGGGTGTTCGCTGATGGAACGTACAAAGTCACCAATGACCTGA GTGGAGAAAGCGTCCTGGCCGAGGGGCTGTCCGGAACCAGAGCTCACGTTTGGTACACTCTGACTCTGAACGTCCAg ggttattatGCCTCTGGAGAACTGAACGGCTACGTGCTGTGGAAGGACGCCATCGTTCTGACGCCTAAACACGGATGGGCGGCTATCGGCACGAGTGCATTCGAACTGGCTCAGTTTGATAACTTCGCTGTTCAGGCAGAGTAA
- the LOC108269781 gene encoding anti-Muellerian hormone type-2 receptor isoform X2 produces MAATLIILKRMNRIQANRRVITFFFFLASTAWLSTCIPPPAVTTERRCVFLASPENTEWTQREGNISGLSQHCARTNCCMGYFRLESGEPTPVLLGCSIIRTDCPNLSCRASIHYPNTIGCVCGSDFCNANITWNQQAKQTEYKHPQYTSSTTDLLSANVVIIPFAGALILLFSLIMALKWKNLHQHCRSATPPNTHDISEVANTDLGKHLEMQKVVACGHFASVWRGTFRGSLVALKVFPTALQKEFTKERDVHKLPLMMHSGIVRFLGDGKMGKEFVLVLELATHGSLNAFLRRTVCDWACTLKLAQTLSQGLAYLHTDLKMNGVYKPAVAHCDLSSSNVLVRADGSCALCDFGCSTVLHRQALQGYSGIVEGRIQMGTLQYMSPEILEGYVNLSSGRCLLQGDVYSFGLLLWELLMRCSDLCKEHMLPYEAELGRSPSLEDLLTFVLEKRLRPTVPHLWARISQGLLLRELLEDCWDHDADARLTAECAANRLASLNL; encoded by the exons ATGGCCGCCACTCTCATTATTCTGAAGCGTATGAATAGAATACAAGCTAATCGAAGagtaattactttttttttttttttagcatccACAGCTTGGTTGTCGACATGCATCCCTCCACCCGCAGTCACTACAGAGAGGAGATGTGTGTTCTTGGCTAGTCCAGAAAACACTGAATGGACCCAGAGAGAAGGGAACATAAGTGGACTCAGTCAGCACTGTGCCAGAACTAACTGCTGCATGGGTTACTTCCGGCTGGAGAGTGGAGAACCAACGCCTGTCCTTTTAG GTTGTAGTATAATCCGGACCGACTGCCCGAACTTGTCATGCCGTGCATCGATACATTATCCGAACACCATCGGGTGTGTGTGCGGCTCAGATTTCTGCAACGCGAACATCACCTGGAACCAGCAAGCCAAGCAAACTGAATACAAGCACCCTCAGTATACCTCAAGTACTACAG ATCTCCTGAGTGCCAACGTCGTCATTATTCCTTTTGCCGGAGCTCTGATTCTGTTGTTTTCCCTCATAATGGCACTGAAGTGGAAAAATCTCCATCAGCACTGCA GGTCTGCAACACCTCCAAACACACATGACATCTCCGAGGTAGCTAATACTGACCTGGGCAAACACCTGGAGATGCAAAAG gTAGTTGCTTGCGGCCATTTCGCCAGCGTATGGAGGGGAACGTTCCGGGGATCGTTGGTGGCCTTGAAAGTGTTTCCTACGGCACTACAAAAAGAGTTCACTAAAGAGAGAGATGTGCACAAGCTGCCGTTAATGATGCATTCCGGGATTGTAAGGTTTCTTGGAGATGGAAAAATGGGGAAAGAGTTCGTGCTGGTTTTGGAACTGGCAACCCAC GGTTCTTTGAATGCATTTCTGCGTAGAACGGTGTGTGACTGGGCATGTACGCTAAAACTAGCTCAAACCCTATCACAAGGACTGGCCTATCTGCACACTGACTTGAAAATGAACG GAGTCTATAAACCAGCGGTGGCTCATTGTGATCTCAGCAGCAGTAATGTTCTGGTGAGAGCTGATGGTTCTTGCGCTCTGTGTGATTTTGGATGCTCCACGGTGCTCCACCGCCAAGCACTGCAGGGTTATTCCGGCATAGTAGAG GGTAGAATTCAGATGGGGACTCTGCAGTACATGTCACCTGAGATCTTGGAGGGATACGTTAATCTGAGCAGCGGTCGCTGTTTGCTGCAGGGAGATGTGTATTCCTTTGGACTACTGCTCTGGGAGTTGCTGATGCGTTGCTCTGACCTCTGCAAAG AACATATGCTGCCGTATGAGGCGGAACTGGGACGCAGTCCTTCCCTTGAAGATCTTCTTACGTTTGTGTTGGAGAAAAGATTGCGTCCAACTGTACCTCATTTGTGGGCCAGAATCTCCCAG GGACTGCTTCTCCGTGAGCTCCTTGAAGACTGCTGGGATCACGATGCCGATGCAAGACTCACAGCAGAGTGTGCGGCCAACAGATTAGCTTCTTTAAACCTCTGA
- the LOC108269781 gene encoding anti-Muellerian hormone type-2 receptor isoform X3 — MRLSVSIVLIASTAWLSTCIPPPAVTTERRCVFLASPENTEWTQREGNISGLSQHCARTNCCMGYFRLESGEPTPVLLGCSIIRTDCPNLSCRASIHYPNTIGCVCGSDFCNANITWNQQAKQTEYKHPQYTSSTTDLLSANVVIIPFAGALILLFSLIMALKWKNLHQHCRSATPPNTHDISEVANTDLGKHLEMQKVVACGHFASVWRGTFRGSLVALKVFPTALQKEFTKERDVHKLPLMMHSGIVRFLGDGKMGKEFVLVLELATHGSLNAFLRRTVCDWACTLKLAQTLSQGLAYLHTDLKMNGVYKPAVAHCDLSSSNVLVRADGSCALCDFGCSTVLHRQALQGYSGIVEGRIQMGTLQYMSPEILEGYVNLSSGRCLLQGDVYSFGLLLWELLMRCSDLCKGSPVPEHMLPYEAELGRSPSLEDLLTFVLEKRLRPTVPHLWARISQGLLLRELLEDCWDHDADARLTAECAANRLASLNL, encoded by the exons ATGCGACTATCAGTGAGCATTGTTTTAATAG catccACAGCTTGGTTGTCGACATGCATCCCTCCACCCGCAGTCACTACAGAGAGGAGATGTGTGTTCTTGGCTAGTCCAGAAAACACTGAATGGACCCAGAGAGAAGGGAACATAAGTGGACTCAGTCAGCACTGTGCCAGAACTAACTGCTGCATGGGTTACTTCCGGCTGGAGAGTGGAGAACCAACGCCTGTCCTTTTAG GTTGTAGTATAATCCGGACCGACTGCCCGAACTTGTCATGCCGTGCATCGATACATTATCCGAACACCATCGGGTGTGTGTGCGGCTCAGATTTCTGCAACGCGAACATCACCTGGAACCAGCAAGCCAAGCAAACTGAATACAAGCACCCTCAGTATACCTCAAGTACTACAG ATCTCCTGAGTGCCAACGTCGTCATTATTCCTTTTGCCGGAGCTCTGATTCTGTTGTTTTCCCTCATAATGGCACTGAAGTGGAAAAATCTCCATCAGCACTGCA GGTCTGCAACACCTCCAAACACACATGACATCTCCGAGGTAGCTAATACTGACCTGGGCAAACACCTGGAGATGCAAAAG gTAGTTGCTTGCGGCCATTTCGCCAGCGTATGGAGGGGAACGTTCCGGGGATCGTTGGTGGCCTTGAAAGTGTTTCCTACGGCACTACAAAAAGAGTTCACTAAAGAGAGAGATGTGCACAAGCTGCCGTTAATGATGCATTCCGGGATTGTAAGGTTTCTTGGAGATGGAAAAATGGGGAAAGAGTTCGTGCTGGTTTTGGAACTGGCAACCCAC GGTTCTTTGAATGCATTTCTGCGTAGAACGGTGTGTGACTGGGCATGTACGCTAAAACTAGCTCAAACCCTATCACAAGGACTGGCCTATCTGCACACTGACTTGAAAATGAACG GAGTCTATAAACCAGCGGTGGCTCATTGTGATCTCAGCAGCAGTAATGTTCTGGTGAGAGCTGATGGTTCTTGCGCTCTGTGTGATTTTGGATGCTCCACGGTGCTCCACCGCCAAGCACTGCAGGGTTATTCCGGCATAGTAGAG GGTAGAATTCAGATGGGGACTCTGCAGTACATGTCACCTGAGATCTTGGAGGGATACGTTAATCTGAGCAGCGGTCGCTGTTTGCTGCAGGGAGATGTGTATTCCTTTGGACTACTGCTCTGGGAGTTGCTGATGCGTTGCTCTGACCTCTGCAAAG GTTCTCCTGTTCCAGAACATATGCTGCCGTATGAGGCGGAACTGGGACGCAGTCCTTCCCTTGAAGATCTTCTTACGTTTGTGTTGGAGAAAAGATTGCGTCCAACTGTACCTCATTTGTGGGCCAGAATCTCCCAG GGACTGCTTCTCCGTGAGCTCCTTGAAGACTGCTGGGATCACGATGCCGATGCAAGACTCACAGCAGAGTGTGCGGCCAACAGATTAGCTTCTTTAAACCTCTGA
- the LOC108269781 gene encoding anti-Muellerian hormone type-2 receptor isoform X1, with product MAATLIILKRMNRIQANRRVITFFFFLASTAWLSTCIPPPAVTTERRCVFLASPENTEWTQREGNISGLSQHCARTNCCMGYFRLESGEPTPVLLGCSIIRTDCPNLSCRASIHYPNTIGCVCGSDFCNANITWNQQAKQTEYKHPQYTSSTTDLLSANVVIIPFAGALILLFSLIMALKWKNLHQHCRSATPPNTHDISEVANTDLGKHLEMQKVVACGHFASVWRGTFRGSLVALKVFPTALQKEFTKERDVHKLPLMMHSGIVRFLGDGKMGKEFVLVLELATHGSLNAFLRRTVCDWACTLKLAQTLSQGLAYLHTDLKMNGVYKPAVAHCDLSSSNVLVRADGSCALCDFGCSTVLHRQALQGYSGIVEGRIQMGTLQYMSPEILEGYVNLSSGRCLLQGDVYSFGLLLWELLMRCSDLCKGSPVPEHMLPYEAELGRSPSLEDLLTFVLEKRLRPTVPHLWARISQGLLLRELLEDCWDHDADARLTAECAANRLASLNL from the exons ATGGCCGCCACTCTCATTATTCTGAAGCGTATGAATAGAATACAAGCTAATCGAAGagtaattactttttttttttttttagcatccACAGCTTGGTTGTCGACATGCATCCCTCCACCCGCAGTCACTACAGAGAGGAGATGTGTGTTCTTGGCTAGTCCAGAAAACACTGAATGGACCCAGAGAGAAGGGAACATAAGTGGACTCAGTCAGCACTGTGCCAGAACTAACTGCTGCATGGGTTACTTCCGGCTGGAGAGTGGAGAACCAACGCCTGTCCTTTTAG GTTGTAGTATAATCCGGACCGACTGCCCGAACTTGTCATGCCGTGCATCGATACATTATCCGAACACCATCGGGTGTGTGTGCGGCTCAGATTTCTGCAACGCGAACATCACCTGGAACCAGCAAGCCAAGCAAACTGAATACAAGCACCCTCAGTATACCTCAAGTACTACAG ATCTCCTGAGTGCCAACGTCGTCATTATTCCTTTTGCCGGAGCTCTGATTCTGTTGTTTTCCCTCATAATGGCACTGAAGTGGAAAAATCTCCATCAGCACTGCA GGTCTGCAACACCTCCAAACACACATGACATCTCCGAGGTAGCTAATACTGACCTGGGCAAACACCTGGAGATGCAAAAG gTAGTTGCTTGCGGCCATTTCGCCAGCGTATGGAGGGGAACGTTCCGGGGATCGTTGGTGGCCTTGAAAGTGTTTCCTACGGCACTACAAAAAGAGTTCACTAAAGAGAGAGATGTGCACAAGCTGCCGTTAATGATGCATTCCGGGATTGTAAGGTTTCTTGGAGATGGAAAAATGGGGAAAGAGTTCGTGCTGGTTTTGGAACTGGCAACCCAC GGTTCTTTGAATGCATTTCTGCGTAGAACGGTGTGTGACTGGGCATGTACGCTAAAACTAGCTCAAACCCTATCACAAGGACTGGCCTATCTGCACACTGACTTGAAAATGAACG GAGTCTATAAACCAGCGGTGGCTCATTGTGATCTCAGCAGCAGTAATGTTCTGGTGAGAGCTGATGGTTCTTGCGCTCTGTGTGATTTTGGATGCTCCACGGTGCTCCACCGCCAAGCACTGCAGGGTTATTCCGGCATAGTAGAG GGTAGAATTCAGATGGGGACTCTGCAGTACATGTCACCTGAGATCTTGGAGGGATACGTTAATCTGAGCAGCGGTCGCTGTTTGCTGCAGGGAGATGTGTATTCCTTTGGACTACTGCTCTGGGAGTTGCTGATGCGTTGCTCTGACCTCTGCAAAG GTTCTCCTGTTCCAGAACATATGCTGCCGTATGAGGCGGAACTGGGACGCAGTCCTTCCCTTGAAGATCTTCTTACGTTTGTGTTGGAGAAAAGATTGCGTCCAACTGTACCTCATTTGTGGGCCAGAATCTCCCAG GGACTGCTTCTCCGTGAGCTCCTTGAAGACTGCTGGGATCACGATGCCGATGCAAGACTCACAGCAGAGTGTGCGGCCAACAGATTAGCTTCTTTAAACCTCTGA